A genomic segment from Drosophila willistoni isolate 14030-0811.24 chromosome 2L unlocalized genomic scaffold, UCI_dwil_1.1 Seg168, whole genome shotgun sequence encodes:
- the LOC6652462 gene encoding putative mediator of RNA polymerase II transcription subunit 12 has protein sequence MRIPLPLLFALTLVAVGAAAAAGNPDAIAKPKSDSKPTSTESAKKPTKQPLPSSSSLPTSASSTSTSTTTTRQSKNLKSVLPGENRGKRTLYDFGNAGYLYPEVASRRAGYVDNTASYYPTQSGYYNGQNAIAQYPSNFGPAYAPYPQYLEAPEPIIEIIIKDANETLPVEQPQTVVTKRKKKKEKVHVFYVNYKKDQNNKLHLESPIASLNNDENEEEEEEEEEQIVQYPVTPLPPVKSTTLRTIIHPDSEKYHSNSGIHVSFGAENKHQTGHILEEHDAESIQRQVVALPLPASSGLKSDNGYIANTRADYGRESSFGRTHSSGPVSNLLFGSNPNNYQQFQIPPQQQQQHQQLPNQHSSNYFRPPAALSGSPPNYQKQAQSQPQQRPSSSITHQQLPSTSSQTIFNKLLQQSQYYVNHNQQYQPQQQQQSSQQQQYQKPPNKLQQVPFFPTIPPKSQTPAPYQPVKFRPTPAPTTQTKPLPSPVQLTQQQHYQSPAKQQAVAPQPYQFIRQPQFVQQPQFVVRSPTPPADFYQQKHQQQHQSQQQQPQQYHHQPQQQQLQQQQQHLPESALNYFDIKPSKETELLKSIPKFEQHITETVQNPIGSSQQPQQQQQHYQQYAYSSTRNEVIHDIPAPNLAPVQQAPITGHYITASSGSQQQQQQQQQQQQQQAQTPVYAESTHGQKVMVVTPVPPSNYVTYNQYQSQPLPNEPVFQVHPQPSAAALQAQQPRHPANSPISAPLGDNSPFSVSTFHSDVFKELEQRHQQQQQQQSQPQPQSQAQSQPQSQPTVATKTSAASPTQASPASAPNGKASQTLLQLPDEVPDDLRQQLFSSGILNNADISILDYDKEGDIALENLPAEHLQHFYGAGGGAQIAETKKVLTVVKPNGDKVALSEKQIDRVKQTNSLPQKQNLDVKVVRFDAAQGQSVSEKYLRTDATVVTPVEVGTERQQYNRYLPLKINGAQFPIPDNEELQDKKIVSVVVLAPVEAQATGSSEARSADSSKEVKFLGGDLIKTLVKKPTKDNFKRWLEKEARTDLELQSVVLLVAKSSVDAAAEQEIFMYDIATGSINRLNGELSSTFVNVAEENASSEDLEHAATLDPSSLESMMHLRRR, from the exons TTCGCTTTGACATTGGTGGCAGttggagctgctgctgctgccggcAACCCGGATGCCATTGCCAAGCCAAAGAGCGACTCCAAGCCCACATCAACTGAATCAGCAAAGAAACCGACAAAGCAACCCTTGCCCAGTTCATCGTCTCTCCCAACATCGGCATCCTCTACTTCGACCTCCACCACGACTACGCGCCAATCGAAGAACTTGAAATCTGTTCTGCCGGGCGAGAATCGTGGCAAACGGACACTCTATGACTTTGGCAACGCCGGATATCTGTATCCCGAGGTGGCCAGCAGGAGAGCTGGCTATGTGGACAACACGGCCTCCTATTATCCCACACAAAGTGGATACTACAATGGACAAAATGCGATTG CACAATATCCCAGCAACTTTGGCCCGGCCTATGCTCCTTATCCCCAGTATTTGGAAGCTCCGGAACCAATCATTGAGATTATCATCAAGGACGCCAATGAGACTTTGCCTGTGGAGCAGCCACAGACAGTTGTAAcaaagaggaagaagaagaaggagaaggTTCATGTCTTCTATGTCAACTACAAGAAGGATCAGAATAACAAGCTTCATCTGGAGTCGCCGATCGCCTCCTTGAACAACGATGAGaacgaggaggaggaggaagaagaGGAGGAACAAATTGTCCAATACCCAGTGACGCCATTACCCCCCGTAAAGTCCACCACCCTGCGTACCATCATACATCCCGATTCCGAGAAGTATCACAGCAACAGCGGCATTCATGTGTCCTTTGGGGCAGAGAATAAACATCAGACGGGGCACATCTTGGAAGAACATGATGCGGAGAGCATTCAACGCCAAGTAGTGGCACTTCCCTTGCCAGCTAGCAGTGGGCTTAAGTCGGACAACGGATACATTGCCAATACTCGTGCAGATTATGGCCGTGAGAGTAGTTTCGGACGCACTCACTCATCTGGTCCCGTCTCAAATTTGTTATTCGGCAGCAATCCAAATAACTATCAGCAATTCCAAATACCaccgcagcaacagcagcaacatcaacagctTCCCAATCAGCATAGCTCAAATTATTTCAGGCCCCCGGCTGCTCTATCGGGTTCGCCACCCAACTACCAGAAACAGGCGCAATCGCAGCCACAGCAGCGtcccagcagcagcatcacGCATCAGCAGTTGCCTTCCACGTCGTCTCAAACAATATTTAACAAGTTGCTACAGCAATCCCAGTACTATGTCAATCACAATCAGCAATATCagccacagcaacagcaacagtcgtcccagcaacagcaataccAGAAGCCTCCAAACAAGCTGCAACAGGTGCCATTTTTCCCCACCATACCACCAAAAAGTCAAACTCCAGCGCCATATCAGCCAGTAAAGTTCCGTCCGACGCCGGCACCCACAACACAGACCAAACCATTGCCGTCGCCCGTGCAACTGACCCAGCAGCAACATTATCAGTCTCCGGCGAAGCAACAAGCGGTAGCACCGCAGCCCTATCAATTTATACGTCAGCCCCAGTTTGTGCAGCAGCCACAATTTGTGGTGCGTTCGCCCACACCGCCAGCTGATTTCTACCAACAGaagcaccagcaacagcatcagtcgcagcagcagcaaccccAACAATACCATCACCAaccacaacagcagcagctgcagcaacaacagcaacatctgCCAGAGTCGGCGCTAAACTACTTTGACATAAAACCGTCTAAGGAAACGGAACTCTTGAAGTCCATTCCCAAATTCGAGCAGCATATTACCGAGACCGTACAGAATCCAATTGGCTCCTCTCAGCAAccgcagcaacaacaacaacattatcAGCAATATGCCTACAGCAGCACACGCAATGAGGTCATCCATGATATACCAGCTCCAAACCTGGCGCCAGTCCAACAGGCGCCCATTACTGGTCACTATATCACGGCTAGTTCTGGCtcgcagcagcaacaacaacaacaacaacagcagcaacaacaacaagctcAAACTCCCGTTTATGCTGAGTCGACGCATGGTCAGAAGGTCATGGTGGTTACCCCAGTGCCGCCAAGCAACTATGTGACATACAATCAATATCAATCCCAACCTCTGCCCAATGAGCCCGTTTTCCAAGTGCATCCCCAACCCTCGGCGGCCGCTCTACAGGCACAACAGCCCAGACATCCGGCCAACTCTCCAATCAGTGCTCCTTTGGGCGACAATTCACCCTTCAGTGTATCAACCTTCCATTCGGATGTCTTTAAGGAACTAGAGCAAAggcatcaacagcaacaacagcaacaatcgCAGCCACAACCCCAGTCCCAAGCGCAGTCCCAACCGCAGTCCCAACCAACAGTTGCTACCAAGACTTCTGCTGCTTCTCCAACTCAGGCATCGCCAGCATCCGCGCCCAATGGCAAAGCATCGCAAACACTTCTGCAATTGCCAGACGAAGTTCCAGACGATTTGCGCCAACAACTCTTCTCTTCGGGCATCCTGAACAATGCCGATATTTCCATTCTGGACTACGACAAGGAGGGAGACATTGCGTTGGAAAACCTGCCCGCCGAACACTTGCAACATTTCTATGGAGCCGGCGGTGGAGCGCAGATTGCCGAGACGAAAAAAGTGTTGACTGTGGTCAAACCCAATGGCGATAAGGTGGCCCTAAGTGAGAAGCAAATCGATCGGGTCAAGCAAACCAACTCCTTGCCCCAGAAACAAAATTTGGATGTGAAAGTGGTGCGCTTCGATGCGGCTCAGGGCCAAAGCGTAAGCGAGAAGTATTTGCGCACAGATGCCACTGTCGTTACGCCCGTGGAAGTGGGAACAGAGCGTCAGCAATATAATCGGTATTTGCCTCTGAAAATCAATGGAGCCCAGTTTCCCATTCCCGACAACGAGGAGTTACAGGACAAGAAAATTGTCAGTGTGGTCGTGCTGGCACCCGTGGAGGCCCAGGCGACAGGAAGCAGTGAGGCCCGGAGTGCGGATAGCAGCAAGGAAGTCAAGTTCTTGGGCGGAGATCTTATCAAGACCTTGGTCAAGAAGCCCACCAAAGATAATTTCAAACGCTGGTTAGAGAAAGAGGCGCGGACCGACCTGGAACTGCAGTCAGTGGTTCTGCTGGTGGCCAA ATCCTCAGTGGATGCCGCCGCAGAGCAGGAAATCTTTATGTACGACATTGCCACTGGCAGCATCAATCGCCTGAATGGCGAACTCTCCAGCACTTTCGTCAATGTGGCCGAAGAAAATGCCAGCAGTGAGGATTTGGAGCATGCTGCCACCTTGGACCCCAGCTCGCTGGAGTCCATGATGCATCTGCGTCGCAGATAA